A region of Denticeps clupeoides chromosome 19, fDenClu1.1, whole genome shotgun sequence DNA encodes the following proteins:
- the tomt gene encoding transmembrane O-methyltransferase homolog, which translates to MVSPAIALAFLPLLITLLIRYRYYFVLLYRAVLVRWVQDLLTGLSREERAFQYILTHSIPGDPQSILDTFDHWCSKVEFISNIGPKKGKILDRLLEEIRPLTVLELGTHCGYSTVRIARSLPLGARLYSIEMHEKNAQIAEKIIRLAGFDDDTVELVVSPSDEVIPRLREDYGVEHLDFVFMDHWKRCYLPDLQLLEGSGLLGEGSVVLADNVVFPGAPNFLRYVRNSGLYELRLHRASLEYIRGIRDGMAELVHRGVK; encoded by the exons ATGGTGTCTCCAGCCATTGCTTTGGCCTTCCTGCCCCTCTTAATAACACTGCTGATCCGGTACCGGTACTACTTTGTTCTACTGTATCGGGCAGTTCTGGTTCGCTGGGTGCAGGACTTACTGACGGGTCTAAGCAGGGAGGAGAGGGCTTTCCAGTATATTTTGACTCACTCCATTCCCGGAGACCCCCAGAGTATCCTGGACACGTTTGACCACTGGTGTAGTAAAGTAGAATTCATCAGCAATATCGGTCCCAAgaaag GAAAAATACTGGACCGGTTGTTGGAGGAGATTCGTCCGCTGACAGTGCTTGAGTTGGGCACCCACTGTGGATATAGCACTGTAAGAATTGCCCGTTCTCTGCCGCTGGGTGCTCGCCTGTACTCTATTGAGATGCATGAGAAGAATGCCCAGATAGCGGAGAAGATCATCCGTCTGGCCGGGTTTGATGATGACACA GTGGAGCTTGTTGTGAGTCCATCGGATGAGGTCATTCCACGTCTGCGTGAAGACTATGGTGTAGAGCATTTGGATTTTGTGTTTATGGACCACTGGAAACGCTGTTACCTTCCAGACCTACAGTTGCTGGAGGGGAGTGGGCTGCTGGGAGAGGGCTCTGTTGTGTTGGCTGACAATGTTGTGTTCCCTGGGGCACCAAACTTTTTGCGTTATGTGCGTAACTCAGGCCTCTATGAGTTGCGCCTGCACCGTGCCTCACTGGAGTACATCCGGGGCATCCGTGATGGCATGGCTGAACTTGTCCACCGAGGGGTGAAATGA